Proteins encoded in a region of the Phaenicophaeus curvirostris isolate KB17595 chromosome 1, BPBGC_Pcur_1.0, whole genome shotgun sequence genome:
- the GGACT gene encoding gamma-glutamylaminecyclotransferase, with product MARVFVYGTLKKGQPNYKHMINTAKGLAKFQGRGRTVEKYPLVIAGKYNIPYMLNIPGTGHHVAGEIYSVDEQMLRFLDEFEGCPDMYQRTLKRIEVVEWEGKGGTGEPRATAEGILECFVYSTTTYPPEWVGLPYHDSYDSSGKHGLSYVLRESRD from the coding sequence ATGGCTCGTGTGTTTGTCTACGGTACACTGAAGAAGGGCCAGCCCAACTACAAGCACATGATCAACACAGCCAAGGGTCTAGCGAAATTCCAAGGAAGGGGCCGCACGGTGGAGAAATACCCGCTGGTGATCGCGGGAAAATACAACATCCCTTACATGCTGAACATCCCGGGAACAGGACACCACGTCGCTGGTGAGATTTACTCAGTTGACGAGCAGATGTTGCGGTTCCTCGATGAGTTTGAAGGCTGCCCAGACATGTACCAGCGCACCCTGAAGAGAATCGAGGTGGTggaatgggaagggaagggcgGCACAGGCGAGCCGCGGGCGACTGCTGAAGGCATCCTGGAGTGCTTCGTGTACAGCACAACAACGTACCCGCCCGAGTGGGTCGGTCTCCCCTACCATGACAGTTACGACTCCTCAGGGAAACACGGCCTCTCCTACGTTCTACGCGAAAGCCGGGATTAG